The following are from one region of the Bactrocera oleae isolate idBacOlea1 chromosome 6, idBacOlea1, whole genome shotgun sequence genome:
- the LOC138857763 gene encoding LOW QUALITY PROTEIN: leucine-rich repeat-containing protein 15-like (The sequence of the model RefSeq protein was modified relative to this genomic sequence to represent the inferred CDS: inserted 1 base in 1 codon) codes for MSYRILEVFNIIGHGYHLISSLFTTNEEKLEVHHHSKIDDLSRNNFSTFHKDTFRGLTLLKELDLSNNILNFIPANLFQDLDSLLQLRLQNNHLENLASVTFWKLRNLNLIDISKNLLSDLPTNLFGHSQLLIVINLSQNRIQHFSPELLRDQLVLEDLDLSRNEILELQSGCLKNLKTLKMIDFSFNFISSISDDFFSDLKNLRSLILHNNRISSLSMELLKNLKSLISLDLSTNRISKIDGNAFSDLKNLRXLLLGRNYLSDIPDGLFNNVNSLISLNLFSNNRTTIESSDFQGLVILEKLMLNNNILKKMEVFTPMGKLEKLRIDSNKLQYLQNGAFSSLKKLVAVKLDKNPWHCDCKVLYLARWIREFSGKLWDGQVAVCRGHGSLGGHEVGFLRYNDLCEGQWASMLSLSPRLPLRKHRIMAHMNYTTYFNLYLSHIYTTTISGN; via the exons atgagttatcgtaTCTTAGAAGTTTTTAACATAATCGGGCATGGTTATCATTTGATTTCATCCCTTTTCACAACGAATGAAGAGAAATTAGAAGTACATCACCACAGCAAGATCGA TGACCTTTCAAGgaataatttttcaactttcCATAAAGACACTTTTCGTGGTTTGACTTTGCTGAAAGAACTGGACCTATCCAATAACATTCTAAACTTTATTCCAGCGAATCTCTTTCAAGACCTAGATAGTCTCTTACAATT gcgGCTTCAAAACAACCATTTGGAGAACTTAGCTTCAGTAACATTTTGGAAGCTTcgtaacttaaatttaatagacATTAGCAAAAACCTGCTATCCGATTTGCCAACAAACTTATTCGGTCATAGCCAACTTTTGATTGTCATTAACTTAAGCCAAAATAGAATACAACATTTTTCACCGGAATTACTTCGGGATCAATTAGTGCTAGAGGACTTAGACCTGTCTCGGAATGAAATTTTGGAACTTCAATCTGGatgtctaaaaaatttaaaaactctaaaaatgatcgatttttcttttaactttattt CAAGCATTTCGGATGACTTCTTTTCTGACCTGAAGAACCTGCGGAGCTTGATTCTCCATAATAATCGAATTTCATCGCTGTCCatggaattattaaaaaatttgaaaagctTAATTAGTTTGGATCTAAGTACAAATCGAATTTCGAAg ATTGATGGCAATGCATTCTCCGACCTAAAAAATTTGC GACTGCTCTTAGGACGAAACTATCTTTCTGACATACCCGATGGTTTGTTTAACAATGTGAATTCATTAATAAGTCTTAATTTGTTTTCTAATAATCGTACTACGATTGAGTCAAGTGATTTTCAAGGGTTAgttattttagaaaaacttATGCTAAACAACAACATACTAAAAAAGATGGAAGTTTTCACGCCTATGggaaagttggaaaaatt acgaATTGACTCgaataaattgcaatatttaCAAAACGGGGCGTTCAGTAGTTTAAAAAAGTTAGTCGCAGTCAAACTGGATAAGAATCCCTGGCATTGTGATTGCAAGGTTTTGTATTTAGCGCGATGGATACGGGAGTTCTCTGGAAAATTGTGGGATGGTCAAGTGGCGGTATGCCGCGGACATGGCAGTCTTGGTGGACACGAAGTAGGTTTTCTTCGATACAATGACCTTTGCGAAGGACAATGGGCCAGTATGTTGTCCTTATCTCCCAGACTTCCTTTAAGAAAACATCGCATTATGGCTCATATGAACTAtacaacatattttaatttatacttgAGCCATATATATACGACTACAATCAGCGGCAATTAG
- the LOC138857834 gene encoding uncharacterized protein, with the protein MAPQNSIKSICSRQSSPAFTIRSLSVTRSITPLSDNGTLARRLHGFKATLPPIREERGSTHRTARRTITHSSKRTHKHIPCGLCKKDHRLVTCSKFTKMNIHEKFDAVTKYKYCVNCLARSHSTQRCTSAKRCNMCNGEHHSILHGHPRLFCKKTTKTTNSDKRLHKDQEIPTLLAKPTLIPTAMIKIKHEGKWNKIRAIINPTRKVTIIASELVQRLRLPKTYLDSPRICKIVIGSLTDPDWHVEVNCLMTQELPTRPYNRDIGGEIFKRFDHLVLADPMFHKDDKIMMELGADIYPRIMKPGLFNPDNSAVIAQNTALGWTLTGACAI; encoded by the coding sequence ATGGCTCCTCAAAATAGCATCAAATCTATCTGCAGCCGACAGAGCAGCCCAGCCTTCACCATACGATCACTCAGCGTCACCCGAAGCATCACCCCACTCTCCGACAATGGGACCCTGGCTAGACGCTTACATGGCTTTAAAGCGACCCTCCCCCCCATTCGAGAAGAAAGAGGAAGTACCCACCGCACGGCCCGACGAACTATCACCCATTCATCAAAacgcacacataaacacatcCCCTGTGGATTGTGTAAAAAGGATCACCGATTGGTGACAtgttcaaaatttacaaaaatgaacATTCATGAAAAGTTTGACGCAGTAACTAAGTATAAGTACTGCGTCAACTGCTTGGCCAGATCGCACTCAACACAAAGATGCACAAGCGCAAAACGATGCAACATGTGTAACGGTGAGCATCATTCAATCCTACACGGGCACCCCAGGTTGTTCTGCAAAAAgacaaccaaaacaacaaatagCGATAAAAGACTGCACAAAGACCAAGAGATTCCAACGCTACTGGCCAAGCCGACCCTTATACCCACTgccatgataaaaataaaacacgagGGCAAATGGAATAAAATACGTGCCATAATTAACCCGACCCGAAAGGTGACAATCATTGCCTCAGAGCTAGTTCAGAGATTGAGGTTACCGAAAACGTACCTTGACTCTCCCCGCATATGTAAAATCGTCATAGGGTCACTAACTGATCCCGACTGGCATGTCGAAGTTAACTGCCTTATGACGCAGGAATTACCGACCCGACCCTACAATCGTGATATAGGTGGCGAAATCTTTAAGAGATTCGACCACTTAGTCCTAGCCGACCCTATGTTCCACAAggatgataaaatcatgatggaACTGGGAGCAGACATCTACCCAAGGATAATGAAACCCGGATTATTCAACCCAGACAACAGCGCCGTGATCGCACAAAACACCGCACTCGGTTGGACTCTAACCGGTGCTTGTGCGATTTAA